A stretch of the Bacteroidota bacterium genome encodes the following:
- a CDS encoding RNA methyltransferase, giving the protein MSNRKLSHAEISVNRAKLDNLHEVKKMPVVVLLDSIRSSYNVGSIFRTSDGAMIEKLYLCGYTPAPPVKDIMKTSLGSTESVEWEFVKDAVEVVRKYKESGYKISALELTDTSIDYCDIGDEVYPLLFILGNEITGVNQNLLDLCDFTIELPQYGIKQSLNVAVAYGIAVYRLRVVFDGKTD; this is encoded by the coding sequence ATGAGTAACAGAAAACTCAGTCACGCAGAAATTTCCGTAAACAGAGCCAAACTTGATAATCTGCATGAAGTAAAAAAAATGCCGGTTGTTGTTTTGCTCGATTCCATCCGCAGCAGCTACAATGTTGGTTCCATCTTCCGCACATCAGACGGGGCAATGATTGAAAAGCTCTACCTTTGCGGTTATACTCCGGCACCACCGGTTAAGGATATCATGAAAACTTCTCTTGGTTCCACTGAAAGCGTGGAGTGGGAATTTGTGAAAGATGCAGTGGAAGTGGTGCGAAAATATAAAGAGTCGGGTTACAAAATCTCGGCTCTAGAATTGACCGATACTTCAATAGACTACTGTGATATTGGTGATGAAGTGTACCCACTCCTCTTCATTTTGGGAAATGAGATTACAGGAGTGAATCAAAATTTGCTGGATTTATGTGATTTTACAATAGAACTGCCACAATACGGGATAAAACAGTCGTTGAATGTTGCTGTGGCTTATGGAATTGCTGTCTACAGACTGAGAGTGGTTTTCGATGGGAAAACTGATTAG
- the rlmN gene encoding 23S rRNA (adenine(2503)-C(2))-methyltransferase RlmN, whose protein sequence is MIETKKVQLKGMTLPELKEWFIKKGEKSFRGEQVFNWMYNYLVDDADQMLNLSKSLRELIKNETIINTLELTDKSVSGSEGTVKLLLKTALDHLIECVIIPEEKRCTLCVSTQVGCPLDCKFCATGLLGYKRNLTAGEIFDQYAIAQSIYERDITNIVYMGMGEPLLNFDSTVKSLEIFQQELTKGISLKKITVSTAGIAPRIRDLADTGLRPKLALSLHSCFEDIRTKIMPINAKYSLKENIDAIEYYIKKTNTRITYEYTMLEGINDRDKDIKALGKLCRRMPSKVNIIPFNSLEHMNPEGFSGELRSTSRERIEEFADRLRDEYVTVMVRDTQGDEIAAACGQLAGVTIRSHE, encoded by the coding sequence ATGATTGAAACAAAAAAAGTACAATTAAAGGGGATGACACTCCCTGAGTTAAAGGAATGGTTTATAAAAAAGGGTGAAAAATCATTCCGTGGTGAGCAGGTTTTCAACTGGATGTACAATTATCTGGTTGATGATGCAGATCAGATGCTTAATCTCTCAAAGTCGCTGAGGGAATTGATAAAAAATGAGACGATTATCAACACCCTCGAGCTGACTGATAAATCCGTTTCGGGTAGTGAGGGGACTGTAAAACTTCTTCTTAAAACTGCACTTGATCACCTTATTGAATGTGTAATCATCCCTGAGGAGAAGAGGTGTACGCTGTGTGTCTCCACTCAGGTTGGATGTCCCCTGGACTGCAAGTTTTGTGCAACAGGTTTGCTCGGATATAAAAGGAATCTGACTGCCGGAGAGATATTTGATCAGTACGCAATTGCACAGTCGATTTATGAGAGGGATATAACAAATATTGTTTACATGGGAATGGGGGAGCCACTTCTGAATTTTGATTCCACTGTAAAATCGCTCGAAATATTTCAGCAGGAACTTACCAAAGGTATCAGTCTGAAAAAGATCACAGTTTCCACGGCAGGTATCGCCCCAAGAATCAGAGACCTTGCAGACACGGGATTACGCCCAAAACTTGCTCTGTCACTTCATTCCTGTTTTGAGGATATTCGCACTAAAATAATGCCGATTAATGCAAAATATTCTCTGAAGGAAAATATCGATGCAATTGAGTATTACATTAAAAAGACGAACACAAGAATCACCTACGAATACACAATGCTTGAGGGAATTAATGACCGGGACAAGGATATAAAAGCACTCGGTAAACTCTGCCGCAGGATGCCATCCAAAGTAAATATTATACCATTCAATTCGCTTGAGCACATGAACCCCGAGGGATTCTCGGGTGAACTTCGCTCCACTTCCCGGGAGAGAATCGAAGAATTTGCCGACCGTTTGCGGGACGAATATGTTACAGTGATGGTCAGGGATACCCAGGGAGATGAAATAGCCGCCGCTTGTGGTCAACTTGCAGGAGTTACGATAAGAAGCCATGAGTAA
- the queG gene encoding tRNA epoxyqueuosine(34) reductase QueG, whose protein sequence is MTKLAREIGFDLAGFAEIEPLEWETEFLRQWIGRGFSGGMSYLEKNIEKRNDPKNILPSAISVISLGLNYRQSGDYTPGKEKVSRYAWGRDYHFVMWEMLEKFEASLRDLFPGCETKSYVDTGPVMDKVWAAKAGIGWQGKHSNIINREMGSWFFIANVFSNIKFDYSSPLEDFCGSCTACIDACPTNAIVGEYIVDGSKCISYLTIENKGEISPEFEGKMDDWIFGCDICQDVCPWNRKFSAETNNKNFTGFNETSGLNKEFDPGFFDQIDNKEFKTRFAESPILRSKLKGMRRNSGFLRRNKNND, encoded by the coding sequence GTGACAAAATTAGCCAGGGAAATTGGATTCGATCTTGCAGGTTTTGCAGAGATTGAACCGCTCGAGTGGGAAACAGAATTTTTGCGGCAATGGATCGGGAGAGGATTTTCTGGGGGAATGTCGTATCTCGAAAAAAATATCGAAAAAAGAAATGATCCTAAAAATATCCTGCCTTCAGCAATCTCCGTGATATCGCTCGGGCTGAATTACCGGCAGTCAGGAGATTACACTCCTGGGAAAGAAAAAGTGTCAAGATATGCCTGGGGGAGGGACTACCACTTCGTGATGTGGGAAATGCTTGAAAAATTTGAAGCCTCACTTCGAGACCTTTTTCCCGGGTGTGAGACAAAAAGCTATGTGGATACAGGTCCCGTAATGGACAAGGTTTGGGCAGCCAAAGCGGGAATTGGCTGGCAGGGGAAGCATTCAAATATCATCAACAGGGAGATGGGGAGCTGGTTTTTCATTGCGAATGTCTTTTCGAATATCAAGTTTGACTACAGTTCACCCCTCGAAGATTTTTGCGGAAGCTGTACTGCCTGCATCGACGCCTGCCCGACAAACGCCATCGTCGGTGAATATATAGTTGATGGAAGCAAATGCATTTCATATCTGACTATTGAGAACAAGGGAGAGATCAGTCCGGAATTTGAAGGAAAAATGGATGACTGGATTTTTGGTTGTGACATTTGTCAGGATGTGTGCCCGTGGAACAGGAAGTTCAGTGCAGAAACAAACAATAAGAATTTTACAGGATTCAATGAAACATCCGGATTGAACAAAGAGTTTGATCCCGGTTTTTTTGATCAGATTGATAACAAGGAATTTAAAACAAGATTCGCCGAAAGTCCAATTCTAAGAAGCAAATTGAAGGGAATGAGACGGAACAGCGGTTTTTTAAGAAGAAACAAGAATAATGATTGA
- a CDS encoding Rieske (2Fe-2S) protein — protein sequence MDEAVKKLCKVSELHEGEGKRFVVNGEEIALFKVDGKIHALSNICPHMHPAAIYTGFIEDGFVVCPIHGWRFDLETGNKENGHRGLKVFPYEVKNGYIYVTVEDETPHWKW from the coding sequence ATGGATGAAGCTGTAAAAAAACTGTGCAAAGTAAGCGAACTCCATGAAGGTGAAGGTAAAAGATTCGTGGTGAACGGGGAGGAAATTGCCCTGTTCAAAGTTGACGGCAAGATACATGCGCTAAGTAATATTTGTCCTCACATGCATCCGGCTGCAATCTATACCGGATTTATTGAAGATGGATTCGTGGTCTGTCCAATCCATGGATGGAGATTTGATCTTGAAACCGGCAACAAGGAAAACGGACACAGGGGACTGAAAGTTTTTCCTTACGAGGTGAAAAACGGTTATATATATGTCACGGTAGAAGATGAGACTCCTCATTGGAAGTGGTAG
- a CDS encoding MBL fold metallo-hydrolase produces the protein MRTGKYSVKVFESDYFKLDGGAMFGIIPKPLWEKTNPADEVNRIAMSTRVILLEWDNEKMLIDTGMGEKWDAKSRDIYAHDPETTLEKSLKAQGISPLEITKVLLTHLHFDHTGGSVVEKDGKLQPAFPNARYFVQKRNFEWGVNPSDRDRGSYIKNNFLPLIEEGVLELVEEKDPEFMDGITLHTLNGHTFGQQAVKISDGSSTLFFCADLIPTHGHIPLPYIMGYDLQPLVTLQEKKEVLAKAVEEDWTLILQHDPLIPAVKVEKTDRGFKIKEKLSQI, from the coding sequence ATGAGAACAGGCAAATACTCTGTAAAAGTTTTTGAATCAGATTACTTTAAACTTGATGGTGGTGCCATGTTTGGAATAATTCCCAAACCTCTTTGGGAGAAAACCAACCCGGCAGACGAAGTAAACCGTATAGCCATGTCCACCCGTGTAATTCTTCTCGAATGGGATAACGAGAAAATGTTGATTGACACCGGAATGGGTGAGAAGTGGGATGCCAAATCGAGAGATATTTATGCCCACGACCCTGAGACCACACTCGAAAAGAGTTTGAAGGCACAAGGAATTTCACCATTGGAGATTACAAAAGTGTTATTGACACATCTTCACTTCGACCATACGGGCGGCTCGGTGGTAGAAAAAGATGGCAAATTGCAACCTGCATTTCCAAATGCCCGTTATTTTGTTCAAAAAAGAAACTTTGAATGGGGTGTCAATCCTTCAGATCGCGACCGGGGGAGCTATATAAAAAACAACTTCCTTCCTCTGATAGAAGAGGGGGTGCTGGAACTTGTTGAGGAAAAGGATCCGGAATTTATGGATGGAATAACCCTCCACACTCTTAACGGTCACACTTTTGGGCAGCAGGCAGTGAAGATATCAGACGGTTCGTCCACGCTTTTTTTCTGTGCTGATCTGATTCCAACCCACGGACATATACCACTACCCTACATTATGGGTTACGATCTTCAACCGCTGGTTACTCTTCAGGAAAAAAAGGAAGTTCTCGCTAAAGCAGTGGAGGAGGACTGGACACTCATCCTGCAACACGATCCGTTAATTCCGGCAGTGAAAGTGGAGAAAACCGACAGGGGCTTTAAAATCAAAGAAAAATTGTCCCAAATCTGA
- a CDS encoding 4Fe-4S dicluster domain-containing protein — MAIMITTDCINCGACEPECPNTAIYEGGREWELAGKTFGDGNAAPSGAEGFFSGDFYYIVPDKCTECKGFHDEPQCAAVCPVDCCVPDPAHVETEEELLKKKDYLDELGR, encoded by the coding sequence ATGGCAATAATGATAACAACCGATTGCATCAATTGCGGAGCATGTGAACCAGAGTGCCCTAATACTGCAATCTACGAAGGCGGCAGAGAATGGGAACTTGCCGGAAAAACCTTCGGTGATGGAAATGCAGCCCCATCCGGTGCTGAAGGATTCTTCTCGGGCGATTTTTACTATATCGTTCCTGACAAGTGTACCGAGTGTAAAGGATTTCATGATGAACCGCAGTGTGCGGCAGTATGTCCCGTTGACTGCTGTGTTCCTGATCCTGCGCATGTTGAAACGGAAGAAGAACTTCTGAAGAAAAAAGATTATCTGGACGAACTCGGAAGATAG
- a CDS encoding zf-HC2 domain-containing protein, translating into MKHYNDDFFNHFIDGEVDPSSRQEFLSHIKTCEACANEYNLLLKAHNGFSQMELEEAPLSINSLVMRRIAKVVRPSEASKKFFIGMLVTLTSLLLLLFGYALNTSSGTSAAEQKPLFDFSKIDFLFMKDLSKPLGSFTSIFTPDFGGMLLILAISVASYFIIEKLKEGKN; encoded by the coding sequence ATGAAACACTATAACGACGATTTTTTTAATCATTTTATTGACGGCGAAGTTGATCCTTCTTCCCGTCAGGAATTCCTTTCGCATATCAAAACATGTGAAGCTTGCGCAAATGAATACAACCTTTTACTCAAAGCTCACAATGGTTTCTCTCAAATGGAACTGGAAGAGGCTCCTCTTTCGATTAATTCGTTAGTGATGAGAAGAATTGCCAAGGTGGTTCGACCGTCTGAAGCAAGTAAAAAGTTTTTTATTGGAATGCTCGTAACTCTTACCTCTTTGTTGTTGCTGCTCTTTGGCTATGCGCTGAACACAAGTTCTGGAACCTCTGCCGCAGAACAAAAACCATTGTTCGACTTTTCAAAAATTGATTTTTTATTCATGAAAGATTTGTCAAAACCTCTCGGCTCATTCACATCTATCTTTACTCCTGATTTTGGAGGAATGCTTTTGATTCTCGCAATTTCAGTGGCTTCCTACTTCATCATCGAGAAACTCAAAGAAGGAAAGAATTAG
- a CDS encoding RNA polymerase sigma factor — protein MKKLDDHEIIESVKRGNTSDYSLIIDRYKQKAFSMIFRMLKNRMDAEEVLQDCFVKAYNNLKSFKGDAQFSTWFYRIVYNTTLSKLGMKKRQIEQSMLSIGDELDIEDLEADTSGRKNAIKELVNTLVAKLPPNYSMVVNLFYMEEMSCEEIAEVMGTNTPNVKVLLHRSRTELKKLIKENNLEDELR, from the coding sequence ATGAAGAAACTTGATGATCACGAGATAATTGAATCGGTTAAAAGAGGCAACACTTCCGATTATTCTCTCATAATAGACCGTTACAAGCAAAAGGCTTTCTCAATGATATTCCGAATGTTGAAAAACAGAATGGATGCAGAGGAAGTGCTGCAGGATTGCTTTGTCAAGGCATACAATAACCTGAAATCATTCAAAGGAGATGCTCAATTTTCAACCTGGTTCTATAGAATTGTATATAACACTACACTCTCAAAACTGGGGATGAAAAAGAGACAGATTGAGCAGTCGATGCTCTCGATAGGGGACGAACTCGACATTGAGGATCTGGAGGCTGATACTTCCGGGAGGAAAAACGCAATTAAAGAACTGGTGAACACACTTGTGGCTAAACTGCCCCCAAACTATTCCATGGTGGTTAATCTTTTTTACATGGAAGAGATGAGTTGTGAGGAAATTGCCGAAGTGATGGGAACAAATACTCCAAATGTGAAAGTATTGCTCCACCGTTCCCGGACGGAACTTAAAAAATTGATAAAAGAAAATAATCTCGAGGATGAACTGAGATGA
- the trxB gene encoding thioredoxin-disulfide reductase: MSENKNNHRKVIIIGSGPAGFTAAVYTGRANLNPLIFEGMQPGGQLTITTEVENYPGFEHGIQGPELMDIMRKQAHRFGAESIYQEVTEVDFSKRPFTIKSYDDTYTADAVIISTGASAKLLDLPSESKFMGYGVSACATCDGFFYRNQRVMVVGGGDTALEEATYLTRFASEVVIVHRRDEFRGSKIMVDRAKKNPKIKFALNSVVDEVVGTEDGNKKTVTGVILKNVKTGEKVLHECEGVFIAIGHQPNTGLFKGVLDTDESGYLIVKPGSTYTNIEGVFAAGDVSDKTYRQAVTAAGSGCMAAIDVERWLETQEL; encoded by the coding sequence ATGTCAGAGAATAAAAATAATCACAGAAAAGTGATAATAATCGGTTCAGGTCCTGCAGGATTTACTGCAGCAGTTTACACAGGCAGAGCCAATTTGAATCCGTTAATCTTTGAAGGAATGCAACCGGGCGGGCAGCTTACCATTACCACTGAAGTGGAAAATTATCCCGGGTTTGAGCATGGGATTCAGGGTCCCGAACTTATGGATATAATGAGAAAACAGGCACACAGATTTGGTGCCGAGTCGATCTACCAGGAAGTTACAGAAGTTGATTTTTCAAAAAGACCTTTTACTATAAAAAGTTATGATGATACATACACTGCTGACGCGGTAATAATTTCAACCGGTGCCTCAGCAAAGCTTCTTGATCTTCCTTCAGAGAGTAAATTTATGGGTTATGGCGTTTCAGCCTGTGCCACCTGCGACGGATTCTTCTACAGAAATCAGCGCGTCATGGTTGTTGGTGGAGGTGATACTGCTCTCGAAGAGGCTACATATCTTACCAGATTTGCTTCTGAAGTAGTGATTGTACACAGAAGAGATGAATTCAGAGGTTCGAAAATCATGGTTGACCGGGCAAAGAAGAATCCGAAAATCAAGTTCGCTCTCAATTCTGTTGTAGATGAGGTCGTTGGTACCGAAGATGGAAACAAGAAAACCGTTACCGGTGTCATACTGAAAAATGTAAAAACCGGGGAGAAAGTCTTGCACGAGTGTGAAGGTGTTTTCATCGCGATAGGTCATCAGCCAAACACAGGCCTCTTTAAGGGAGTACTCGATACAGATGAGAGCGGGTACCTGATCGTGAAACCGGGTTCAACTTACACAAATATCGAGGGTGTTTTTGCTGCGGGTGATGTTTCCGACAAAACCTACCGTCAGGCTGTAACTGCGGCAGGTTCCGGTTGTATGGCTGCGATTGATGTCGAGAGATGGCTGGAAACGCAGGAGTTATGA